Genomic segment of Mastomys coucha isolate ucsf_1 unplaced genomic scaffold, UCSF_Mcou_1 pScaffold23, whole genome shotgun sequence:
TATTGCATGATTCTAAATATATGGTCTTCAGAAGCAGTGAACTATGGTGCTTAAAATTATTCATGGTTAGTGGGGTTTGAGGGTAGAAAATAATAAGTGAGATGCAGGAGATTTGTTTAGGGAATTATACTATTTGTGTTGCATACTTATCAACACCCAAAAAATTATAGCATCTAGGTATTCACAATTTAATTATGGACTTTGGATGATAATTACTGTATCAAACTTGGTCTGTCTCCTACAAGATGGGCTCCATTCTGGAGCAGTTACTTGATACAAATGCATTATGAGTCAAGTGAAAGTTAATAGATTTATACTGTACTTTCTACTCATCTTtagtatgaaaacaaaaaatattgcaaaataatgtatactttttttaaatgcataccatgtatggtagcacacacttgaTATCCTAGCTCTTGCTGTGTACATGAAGAGTGCAAAGACTAgatcagcctgaactacatatcCAGACACTgactaaataaatacatgcttCTGTAAATCAATAACTCCAAGAAGATAGATCAAAATAAATAGCAAATTCTATCTATGTAAGGAACAAAGAGCTAAACCAGTTTTCTGAGTGGTTATATTTGGATGTGTTCATATGTAGAAAAGGTTGAGAAGGTCAAAGCTGCAAAGTGGCCTGTGCATTTATGAAATGAGAGCGAAAACTGTTGTGTGATTTTCCTTGAAACAATGTAAAACAGAACACCTATTCATCAAAAATGTTGCACTGACAAAAGACTAGAGACTTCATTCTCCTCGTGACCAGCATGATGAAAGAATAGGATACTCATGTGTTCAGGAGCAAGTATTTCAAAGGGCATAGGTAATTCAAGGGCAGCTGCTTCCCTGAAACGTTCACTCCAGAATGAGAAATGACTCCCCAAACCTGTTTAGCTGAATCTTCCTGAACATTTCCCTTGAAGAGAGCCTCTCCTACCCAGAAAGAAGTTGCTATTTATATAACCTCAAGGAAGGCCAGGTGAGTCTTAAAACTTTCCTGAACATCTGGAGATTTGTAGGTTTTGTTAGCTTATTGTGTTTCCCTGTTTTCTCCAGGAGAAGTACCTTAGTACACAAAAGACATTTACATTATTTACACTCCCTGAATGTAGAAAGAATAAGAGTCAGGAGGATGTATCACTGTAGACAAAACAGGAAACCTCTTTTATATGTGTGGACTTGTTagtcatttttgtccctgaatgaTTTCATTACATCATTTATAGTGCAAAGTTCTGTAGCAAAGTAGCTTTATTCCCTAATGTAATTATCAATTTGTCATTATTCCTTTGTGTGCATGAACTTTTGGCTCTTTCTAGTGTATTGACAAAGAGTGTAACAGACATACAACCTGATTAACAATAGTATCCACTGTGAAGATACTCTTAAATAGGGGAAGAATTTCCTGATCTCCTAGGCGTTTACTTAAGAATACAGTAGAAGTTCCtttgtgggggagagagagagagggagagagagagagggagggaaggagagagagagagagagagagagagagagagagagagagagagagagagagagagaacaataatTTTGAGAGATTCTTGGATATACAATGTAAAAGGTTACACTCAGGTGTACTTAGATACACACCACTATTGAAATATTTTGGGGGGTTTTTGCACCACTTACTCTAGCCTGCATATCTCTcaaataaaagatacagaaaCCTGAACCTTTTATTAACAAGCTATAAGCCTAGACTGGGCAGACTCTGAACTATTCAAACCTACATCCCAGCCATAGGCCCCGTGTTACATGCTATTAGCATCTTAACTGGCTTGCTCttctccatgtgtgtcctcagagTGAGCTTCTCTtagccatgtgctcatggtccatcctgCATCATGAtgacctcttctcttcctccttctccctcatgGTCTCTACTGATATCCCTTACTAAATTCTAAGTTTCACTTTCCTATCCTGTCTGCCTACTCATAGGctctagcctttttttttaaaaccaatcaGGGACTAATGGGGAACATTCTTCACAGCATATTGGTTAATACAGTGCCCCATGATCAGGTTGCAGTCTGGACAGGAGAACAGAACTCAGATTCTGAATACGTAGTGCACAAAACTAACCACAACACACCACCTCAAAtagcatcatttatttattagaaGTACATTCAAAATCCTTCCTCCAAGCaagtttgaaaattataaaattaaattaaaacaaaaatagataaaaaacaaGGAGTAGAAAATACTGTAATTTTCACATTGTTTAAGCATTAGAATTGGAAGTTTTTGAATCTGACTTTGATTCTTTACAGATGAAATCCTGTCAGAAGTTTGAGAGAGAAACTACCATTGCTCCATGTATTGTCTCATTCTTATATGACCTCTTAATAGCCTCTAAATGAAACAACTTTTAATATATCCATAAAAAATTCAAGACAAAAAGCAAGGTTATCTCCTGGGAATTACTTTGTCTCTCTATTGAGAAATTATGGATTTCCTTCCTGTTCAATAGTGTGGGGAATTAGCCTTGGAATTTGAGAGATCAACTAAAACTTTGAGTAACTCTAATCTATGCTTACATAAATGCTGGTTGAGTATTTGAGGGAATACCACTCTGTCTTGCATTTTTCCATTATGTTCTCAGACTATTTTTACCcaatgtaaattttataattaaaattaatcatcttatttctctcttctttattaaatcaacattttaaaaaaaattataaaaatatgattacatttatttatataatttatttttataaaaaattataaaaaattatagtGGCCACACACTAGAGGTTCCTGAATTTTTATGAGTATGAGGTTTTaccctaaatatttttaaaagattatttaggTCCAAAAATCTAGCCATAACTAATAATCAATCCACTACCCTATAAAAGACACTTCAAAGCTTATTATCTAAATAAATCAGGATTCTTAAGTACATTCATTTagtcaataaaaaaattattcaggATATCTTTCTATGTATTGCTATGTGACACAATCTGAGTTATTGAAGCACTATGACACTATGATGAATAAGCTAATAGGTTTCCTTGGCCTTCAGTACCTGCAGATAATTACTGGTAAATCTGTTCAAAGTTCTGCTGACCAAagtgttttcaattcttttttgtGCTTaggaaaccaaagtattctaaaattcattgttttataattttgttatggAAACAGACATACTCAATACTTGTATTGAAACTACACAAATTAAATGCTAACCCATTGCAATCCTCCCTCATAGTTATGAATAGCACCTtatgattatatattattttacccTGTTGATTACTAAAGATACCACAATTTGTTTCCATTAATAGTCTCTGTTTATATCTTAAATATTATATCAATTATATGGTCTTTAAAGCAGATCTTACACCACTACAATGGGTAAGGTTTTgtatgaaggaaagaaatgagccTTCCAGGACTAACAAAGGCAATGAAGTGGGTAGATTAAATACTTGTGTTCATGCTACTGTCTTTCAATATAGGCCTTGTCTAAACTTATTCCTGccatttggctttttttctccCTGCAATGAGCTCATTCACATCACTTACCTTGAGGAATAACTTCTATTAGAGGAAATCTCACTGATCATATCAGTAGATGTGTCTACTTGCAACACTAGGCAATTTGGCATATAGGTGGATCTGATCTAAAAGCAACTCTAATTCTATTTTATAGATACAATGAACTTTACTACAATTTGCACCATCATATTCTGTTAGTAAGCTTCTGAGGTTTGGAAAATGCTACATTAGTTGCTTTGAACAGAGCATGCTTCTATCAATTAACGAGTTtgaagtttagaaagaaaaatcagtaaaAGATGCTCATAAAAATTTCAGTGCATTGTAGTAAGTTCTACAAGTGGGAGGAAGCCCATTGGGGTTACAGGGAGAAAGATCCAAACATACTAGTGGGAAACATAGGAGGTTTCTTGAAGAAGATAATATGTGTAAAGACCCACATGAAGCAAATCTTACCTAATTATGAAGGTGGTTTTGTTAGGAAGATGAGAATTTTTTACTTGTATCTTCATGTATCTGTTTTTGCATTCCAAAAGATAATTTACTTAAGTTCACAGTTTTTATATTAATAGTAGCAAATTCATTAACATTTCCTCATAATGTAGTTTCTGCAGGtatcttaatattttttcaatactatgtcatttttcttttgttataaaATCTGTAAatatgatgattttattttcttcattcttgtttccatacaaacctttctttctttctttctccctccctttttccctccctcccttcctccttttcttccttccttccttgtttgtttttaatacatcCTTGCCATAGTTTCCCCCTTCATCTACTTCTGCCAGACatttcctgcctcccttctttTTCTGATCCACTTCTCATTTGTTTCCCTTCAgtaaagagcaggtctcccagggatgTAAACTGAAAAAGGCATAGGAGGTATAGTCAGACTAGTTCAAACCCTCATGTGAAGGCTAGAAGAGGCAATCCAGTTGGAGGAATGttttaattaactattttatttattacattctaaatgttgctCGCCCCCAGGCCCCTTCCCAGAACtcttcaccccctcccccttccctttgcctctgagagagtgtgCCCCCCAGAATGCCCCACACAACAGGcatctcccttctctggggcatcaagtctctacaggactaagtgcatcctctccagCTAAAGTCAGACAAGGAAGTCCTCTGTTGAATTCTTGCTTTAAGAACCTCTttcagagctggagagttggttaAACAGTTAAGAGAACTTTGCTCTAGCAGAGGACTCTGGTTTGATTCCTACTGCTCAGAGTGGCACCTCACAACTCTCTGTATCTGTAGTCCCAGAGCATATGAAACACTCTTCCGACCTTCACAGGCACTAGACTCATGCACGCAaaatgcttgcacacacacaataatagtacaAAAGAAACTCTTGTTCTTGTTCCTTTCTTCAGAGAGCATTTTAATGCACAGTTTATTTAACCATGCATTTCCTTGACTTAACATCCTTTAAAGACTCTCATAGCACCTGGACCAAATTTGAAAGTAAGGAAATATTTGcaactggtttttgttgttgttggtgtttttgtttgtttgtttgtttgtttgtttgttttctccccagagacagggtttctttgtgtagtcctggttgtcttggaactcactttatagaccagacttcaaactcagaaatccgcctgcctctgcctgggattaaaggtatgcgctacTACAGCCTGTCAATTGCATCTGTTTTTAATGTTATGAGGATTCACAGTGAAAGTTAcatgctttttatgtttttaatttttattacttatttatttgattcatttatatgagtacattgcagccatcttcaaacacatcagaagagggcatcagatcccattatgaaTGACTGTGAAACACCATGTGATAGTTTGCatttgcactcaggacctctggtagatcagccagtgcttttaaacattgagtcatctctccagccccacaatttttattttatactattaaCTTAACCagaaagatttatatatttgcaaagtaccatgtgttttttttttattcttagaatattcagatgttttaaaagaatttggGGAGTGGTGTTTAGGTTCAGCAagaatttttaataaagtttgaTTTCTCAAGTGGATATATATCGAGGCTACAACCAATAAACGTGTTCTCTAGAGACAGGTATTTCATCCCAGTGCAATCAGAAAAAACCCTGAGAAGTGTGATAGTTAACAGCCCAGGAACTGGATGGGGCTAATCTGCATATGGGCCATGTTTAGGAATTTGGGGTTTATATGTCTAGTTTTACAGTTTTCtactttaatataaaatacagCACATGATCTTTTAGCAACTGACTGGCAATGAGGTACATTGACTTTTGAATAGCCTAAGATCATCTGGAGAGTCACTGCAGATGACTCCTCCTTTGTGCAattcaaagaatgaaataatgaacatggagaagtcatctgagaggaaattGATATCTCTAAGCAGGTGCTGTGTTCATCATTGGTAAGAAGTAAACAGGTATTGGATTCATGGGAAAAGCTCTCTCTGAATATTAACTGTCCATTGGTGTTGCTAAAACACAAACGTCTCCTGGGTTGAATGCCCAGGTGGTTTATCTGATCATAAATAGTAAGTTTCCTCTGGTGTGATTGTAGTGGgcttcttgcagaagaccagcaAAATGTGCACTTTACTTTCATCTTTGGAGGAGTCCCAGGACCACTCATGGGTACAAGCTGTGTCCTGACACAGTCAGCACTATAGAAGCCTGAGAAGTCTGTGTCAgcattcttccttctcctgttttGGAATTATTTTCTATACAAATCATTTATAAATCAAATATAATAAGGACTAACAGTctgttctcaaaaaaataaaatctgtgagTATTCGATTTCAAATTTAGATTTAGAAATGTATTTGGTAAGTTTGCATTCTGTAAGTCTTTTAaagctaattttatttatttattggaatttttatacaatattttttaggTTATTATTTCCCATCTTTGAACTCTTATAAGAGCATTTTCCCTTTCATATCCACCCAATTTCATGgtttttttgtcttctctcttaaacgatgtaaaaaaagaaaaagccactgAAACTCATAAAGTCTGTTTTTTCTCAACTGTTTACTCCTAAGACAGGGACCTTCCCTGCAGTGTGGTGTAAAACCAGTGTCACTCATAGTGTGGTGTATAACAAAATGAAGTTTCTATCTCCAAGCAGCACCATTTAAAGCATTCTCTTATGAACTCTGAGTGTGAGAGTCCCTGTTGCAAGATCTGTTGGCATAGTGGGGCATAGAAAACATCTTGGGAAAATCAGTCCCCATTTCATAAGATGAACCCCCAGTATCTTAAGCTTTCCTAAGTGAGACATCTACTCAGTGGGCTTCTCAGTAATTTACCTTGGGCAAGGTATATGTTTTTGATAACACAATCTTTAGCCACTTCTGAAATGTGTACAGTTGCCTCTGTAGAAAGGAAGGGGATTGTATCTACAAAGGCACTAAGAGCTGAAATAGGAAACAGACAACCTGGGATAATCACCTGCTTTGAGGAATTTGTTCAAACTAGATGATTTGCAAACCAACCTCCTAAGGGTCTTTGAGGGAACAACAGAGTCCAGAGCATGGATGGGAAATGTCTTAGGTGAGTTCAATATTGTGTTCATTGTCTCTTTCTTTACCTCTGTAGATGACGATCTACAGAAGAATGACAGATGGAAATTACTCCCTGGTGACAGAATTTATCCTGGAGGGCTTAACTAACCGGCCAGAACTCCAAATGCctctattttttctgtttctaggaATCTATGTGGTTACTATAGTGGCAAATCTGGGCTTAATTACACTGATTTCATTGAATTCACACCTTCACACACCCATGTATTATTTCCTCTTTAACTTGTCATTTGTAGATATTTGTTACTCTTCAGTCTTTACCCCCAAAATGCTAATGAATTTTGTGGTAGAGAAGAACACCATCTCCTATACAGGCTGCCTGACTCAACTCTACTTCTTCTGCTTTTTCGTCATTACAGAATGCTACATACTGACTGCAATGGCATATGACCGTTATGTTGCTATTTGCAAGCCACTGCTATATAATGTTATATTATCTCCCTGGATCTGTGCTGTGTTCGTGTTTGGGGCATATGTGATGGGATGCTGGGGTTCCCTGGCCCACACACTTTGCATGGCAAGACTGACCTTCTGTGACGCAAACCTTGTCAATCATTATCTGTGCGACATCCTCCCTGTGCTCCAGCTTTCCTGCACCAGCACTTACAACAATGAAGTTGTAGTCTTTGTTCTGGTTGGCATGAACATTGTAGTGTCTACCAGTACCACTTTTATCTCCTATGGTTTCATCATTGCCAACATCTTACGCATCAGTTCCACTCAGGGCAGGGCTAAAGCCTTCAACACCTGTAGTTCCCATATAATGACTGTCTCACTCTTCTTTGGAGCAGCAGCATTTATGTACATGCAACCTTCTGATGTAGAGTCTATGGACAAAGGAAAAGTGGCCTCGGTATTTTACACAAATGTAGGGCCCATGCTGAATCCCTTGATCTATAGCTTAAGGAATAAGGATGTCAAACTTGCTCtgaagaaaacactgaaaagaaaattattttcttgagcAGAAATAGGGAAATGCTAGAAGTAGATAATTctcttaattattttaagatatttatcaTAACTACATATTGACCTTAATCAAATATAACTCATTATCTCCATTAATTTAAAGCCATATTTGCTTTAttcatagcttttctttttccttgttctttttcttgcaCTTTTACATAGATAATTATACACTTGAGACATCAAGAAATAGGTAAAAAGTattatgctttaatttttctatatgGAAATATGGTTATGCATGGACAAATATTATCGATTAGGTAAGCAATTAACCAAATAACATCACACACCACCCATTTATACTGTGAGATAGGAGGTTAATTATGCCTATGAATCCTGCTCTGCTGTGTGTCTTTGGTGTCACAGTTGAATTCATATGACATAGACACAAGTCATGttttttcataaaaagaaacCCAATGGAAAATATtggtgataatttttaaaaatatctttcaccTACTCCTAAATGCTTTTGGTAGCAGCTACAAAATCTGCATCAGTTTCTCCTGCCTTAAGAGATTGTTAAAGACAAACATAAAAGCCAGTCAGTATAAACATGTACTGAAAGTAAATATGACAGGAAATATGGGTTTCAACATTTGGTCTCAAACAGTCTCTGATACATCAGATAATTTTTCTGTACTGTTTTTTGCACTTTTTGTTTTAACTATTAGTTGCTGTAGTCATTGAATAAAAGACATTTCAGTTTCTTCTAATACATGAGTCTCTTTGTTCTGAATATAGTAACATAAGATAAACTGCAAAATcctcattttttaagaaataaagaattgGTTTGTTTTGCCTTTCCATAAGATATTATGATCAAGATTGAAATTTTACTTACTacaaaaatttcagaaatattttaagtgctTATAAAATTTCTGCTTTCTATTGTTGTATATAGACTTAATTAATGAatatcttaattaaaatttttcataaattgTAAATCATAAGCAGAgatgttatttttatggttttagagCAAAAAcctttagaaatcattttaaagttaCTACTGTGACATATCAGGACACATAGAATGTATGAATGCTTAACGTATAAAAACAgacaattttattttgatatactTTGTAGGTAAATGCTGTTTTTTAACTTAGAGGTTGGTTTGAAGTAAAAAGTAGCTTTTCAAATATAAGAATATGATATTATAATTAGCTTTTCTCATCAAAAAGAAGATATACATACaaagttttacagaacaaagataTTTGGTGAAGGTAAATGAAACTGAAGGAGGATGCTTTATTATACTCATGAAGAGTTTCAATAGCAATCTCTCTAGAGTGAAGAATACTTGCTAATCCTAAACTGTGTTACATTCCTCCAGATAGggaaaaacaaatttgaaaatcaaaaatcaaaagtaatatttttatcttctatatCTAagatattaacattttattttactagtgGCAAGTATTGCACATGTTCAAAACAAATCAACTAATAATATTCCTGTGGAGAATAATTGCCAGGATAGAATAACAAAAATTTGAAAACTGTAGTTATTGTGACTATATATTGAAGTTGGTGCCTTGAGGAATCTTGTGTCTTTCAAAAGGTTTACATTTTCTCCTGATGGGCTAATCGCTTGTAGCTCCTAGGGAGGCTTTTGAAAAGGCTCCCTGTTGTGTCTTTGTTTGCCTTTTCCAGTCTTTGCAaaaccttctttccttcattctagATAATAAACTTAAGCTtcatgaaaaatttcaaaatacttcGTAAGAAATTTTTCATAAACCCAAATGCAGAATCTTGACacagaaatcaataaatattttatattaaattatttattatttacatactGATCACAGTTTCCTTTACCTTCTCTCCTcacagtccctccctctcctctctccccttcctcccccccttgTCTACTTCTTGGAAAAGGGGAGGCCTGCCATGGATATTATGCATATCATGTTGCAGAAAGACTAGGAGTGTTTTCTactaaggctagacaaggcaaacTAATCAGGGGAAAGGAGTACAAAGGCAGGCAatatagtcagagacagcccctgctcccactttaTGAATCCTGCATTCGTGCCATCATGCACAGGTGTTACATATGTGCAAAGGGCCTAGGTTCATCCCATGCATGCtttctggttggcagttcagtctctatgaacACCtatgagtccaggttagttgattctgtaggttttcttgtggtttcCTTGACCACACTgattccttcaatccttctgccACCTCTTCCACAGGAGTCTATAATCTTCACTGAAtgttgtggatctctgcatcagtttccatcagttaTTGAGTAGAGTCCCTGTCTGAAGacatttatgctaggctcctgtctgcaaagtatagcagaatatcatgaAGAGTGTCAGGGGTGGGTTCCCTCTCAAGCCATGGGTCTCAAtctgggccagtcattggctggcccTTCCCTCAAATTCTCCTTCATTTTATATCcctgcacattttgtaggcaAGAAAAGTTGCGGATCTCAGTTTTGTGTTTGGGTTGGTATCCCATTCCCTCCAttagaagtcttgcctggttacaagaGGTAGCCAGTTCAGGCTCTATACTCTCCACTTTTAGGGTTACCATCATAAATTCTTGGGAGTTTCCATTCTACTAGGTttctagaatttaaaagaaatattttttaaagcagaaaataatttacCCTGTGCGATAAGAAGTATGTGCAACATGTGAAGGCATTAGGAAAACAGTAATACTCATTAATAGATTATAGATttgtaaaatgtaattttgagCATCAAATCAATCCAATCCAATCTCTTTTCCTGGCTTTTTCTTCACTGTGCAAAAAGCTGACCATGTTCCACTTTATACCTCTCTCAATAAgactaacttttttttaaaaaaatatttttaaagaacttactTTCTAATGAAAGCTCATGTCTAACCCTAGGACTAGTTGCTTCACAGCTCAGTTACTTTTGATTTTTTAGATTCCTTAAGCCACTCACATAATTTGCattcttattttttgaaaaattatatatttttgaacccATGTTTTTAGAGATCTTCTCCAAAGTAAGGGCTGTATCACAGGTCCCAGCATGTACTATTTGGCTGAGACATTAAGCCACACCTTCACTGCACAttctcatgctgtctctgattatcatggagtcctCAACATTAATAGGGAGGATATTTCTTGATggaggaatataaaatatatatgttattatacaAAAAATCCTTATGTCCACAGCAGCAATTAACACTCATGGAGTCCCACACCCTGCTTGCCCTGTCCAAGGgtcaggaaccatgtcattctgtcctcATCAAAGCTATGCAGGACCcagtaaaataatacaaaatattactAGAAATTAGGATATGTgaataacaatgacaaaaataaatgaagcaattCTATTATTCACAAGATGTACGTTACAAAAAAGGTAACTTTTACCCTAAAAGAGCTGTGGACTAGTATAAATGATAAGGATAAAGCTacagagcaaacaaacaatacaataaaaaagtaaattagaaCATATTTGGAACTCAAAATGACACATAGGCTTTGTctgctgaatgctgggattaaaggtgtgtaccaccacacctggactttTCTTCACCTAGACATTACTCTGTCCCAAACTacccttgaatttagagatctgcttggctttatctcctaggattaagggtgtgtaccaccatgcctgggtctaAATTTTTTATGGCCATTGTtcttcaagatccagatcaaaaacCTAGTCTTAAAGCCTCAGTATCTGGATAACAACTGTGCCCTCCACTTCTctattatagttcattccaggttaaaaattcaaattattccTTGCTCAAattcaaacacaaacaataagcttaggTGGGTGGGATCTTACCCTAAGATAATCACTCCCTTAATCTTTTTATcttcttgaacacaggattcaggtccatttcacttcctggtccccttttattattacttgaaccacaaaatttgtatttttttttctttttaagcttgctaGGCTTAATCAGAATGCACACCATG
This window contains:
- the LOC116072182 gene encoding olfactory receptor 147-like codes for the protein MTIYRRMTDGNYSLVTEFILEGLTNRPELQMPLFFLFLGIYVVTIVANLGLITLISLNSHLHTPMYYFLFNLSFVDICYSSVFTPKMLMNFVVEKNTISYTGCLTQLYFFCFFVITECYILTAMAYDRYVAICKPLLYNVILSPWICAVFVFGAYVMGCWGSLAHTLCMARLTFCDANLVNHYLCDILPVLQLSCTSTYNNEVVVFVLVGMNIVVSTSTTFISYGFIIANILRISSTQGRAKAFNTCSSHIMTVSLFFGAAAFMYMQPSDVESMDKGKVASVFYTNVGPMLNPLIYSLRNKDVKLALKKTLKRKLFS